Proteins encoded by one window of Emticicia oligotrophica DSM 17448:
- the rpoC gene encoding DNA-directed RNA polymerase subunit beta', producing the protein MSLKKNKKLNSDFQSITISLASPESILESSFGEVTQPETINYRTYKPEMGGLFCERIFGPVKDWECHCGKYKRIRYKGIICDRCGVEVTEKKVRRERMGHIELVVPVAHIWYFRSLPNKIGYLLGMSSKKLDQIIYYERYVVIQPGIKSEDGVSSNDFLTEEEYLDIMDKLPRDNQMLDDKDPNKFIAKMGAEALEMMLSRLDLDQLSYDLRHAAATDTSQQRKADALKRLKIVEALRDANTRIENKPEWMVIRMVPVIPPELRPLVPLDGGRFATSDLNDLYRRVIIRNNRLKRLLEIKAPEVILRNEKRMLQEAVDSLFDNSRKVNAVRSEGNRALKSLSDMLKGKQGRFRQNLLGKRVDYSGRSVIVVGPELKLHECGLPKDMAAELFKPFIIRKLIERGIVKTVKSAKKIVDRKDAVVWDILENVLKGHPVLLNRAPTLHRLGIQAFQPKLVEGKAIQLHPLVCTAFNADFDGDQMAVHVPLGQEAIMEASILMLAAHNILNPANGAPITVPSQDMVLGLYYVTKGRKSTATHKEPGEGQTFYSAEEVIIALNEGAISKHAHIKCRVKVKNEKGELVWKIVDTVAGRILFNQCVPEEVGYLDELLTKKKLQQLIGRVFKEAGYSRTAKFLDDIKELGYQTAFRGGLSIGLDNIIVPEEKAKLVEDAKKEVEEVQNNYMFGIITERERYNQIIDIWGRVNSSMRVILLKQLEEDQAGFNPIYMMMHSGARGSQEQVRQLGGMRGLMAKPQKNIQGSVGEIIENPILSNFKEGLDVLEYFISTHGARKGLADTALKTADAGYLTRRLHDVAQDVVVNEVDCGTLRGIQVSALKDNEDIVEPLSERILGRTSVYDVIDPLTKKLIVKAGEEITEEIAAEIDETAIETVEIRSALTCETQTGVCAKCYGRNLATGRMAEGGEAVGVIASQSIGEPGTQLTLRTFHTGGTAQNVASEANIKAKFAGTIQLEELRTVQSVDRDGNEITTVLGRRGEIRILETGTNNVLIVNNVPYGATLLVTDGQQVNKGDDLCHWDQFNAVILSEIDGTVEYEAIEENITYKEEADEQTGFRDKVIIESKDRTKNPAIVIRSANGEEGKAYNLPVLARLTVEDGKVIKAGQILAKIPRAINMNRDITGGLPRVTELFEARNPSNPAVVSEIDGIVQYGAIKRGNREIYVEAKDGVKMKYMVPLSKLFLVQDGDFVRAGDPLSDGAITPADILRIKGPTAVQEYLVNEVQAVYRQQGVKIADKHIEVIVRQMMQKVEVIDSGDTLFLDNQMVDKWVVRAGNDKILDKKVVMDAGASDKFKPGQIITAREMRDENSRLKRADLPQMVVRDAMPAVARPTLQGITTASLGTESFMSAASFQETTKVLSEAAVRGKRDTLDGLKENVIVGHLIPAGTGNRKYQNIQVGSKAELEAAAEKKRQQEAAKQRREFV; encoded by the coding sequence ATGTCTTTAAAGAAAAATAAAAAATTAAATAGTGACTTCCAAAGTATCACCATTAGCTTGGCTTCACCGGAGTCAATCTTGGAAAGTTCTTTTGGAGAAGTTACACAACCTGAGACGATTAACTACCGTACCTACAAACCCGAAATGGGCGGTTTGTTTTGCGAGCGTATCTTTGGTCCAGTGAAAGACTGGGAATGTCACTGCGGTAAATACAAACGTATCCGTTATAAAGGTATCATTTGCGACCGTTGTGGTGTGGAAGTTACAGAAAAGAAAGTACGTCGCGAGCGTATGGGTCACATCGAACTCGTTGTTCCGGTAGCTCATATCTGGTACTTCCGTAGCTTACCAAATAAAATTGGTTATTTGCTCGGCATGTCGTCGAAGAAACTCGACCAAATTATCTACTACGAACGCTACGTAGTTATCCAACCAGGTATCAAGTCTGAAGATGGTGTTTCATCGAATGATTTCTTAACCGAAGAAGAATATTTGGATATCATGGATAAACTTCCACGCGATAACCAAATGCTCGACGATAAAGACCCTAATAAATTTATCGCCAAAATGGGTGCTGAGGCATTAGAAATGATGCTTTCTCGCCTTGACTTAGACCAATTATCATACGACCTTCGTCACGCTGCGGCTACCGATACTTCACAACAACGTAAAGCTGATGCTTTGAAACGTTTGAAAATCGTAGAAGCATTACGTGATGCAAACACTCGTATTGAAAATAAACCAGAGTGGATGGTTATCCGTATGGTACCAGTTATTCCACCAGAATTGCGTCCGTTAGTGCCATTAGATGGTGGTCGTTTCGCTACTTCTGATTTGAATGACCTTTACCGTCGTGTAATTATCCGTAACAACCGCTTGAAGCGTTTGTTGGAAATCAAAGCACCAGAAGTAATCTTACGTAACGAAAAACGTATGTTACAAGAGGCCGTTGACTCATTGTTCGACAACTCTCGTAAAGTAAATGCGGTTCGTTCGGAAGGTAACCGTGCCTTGAAATCTCTTTCTGATATGTTGAAAGGTAAGCAAGGACGTTTCCGTCAGAACTTACTTGGAAAACGTGTTGACTACTCAGGTCGTTCGGTAATCGTGGTAGGTCCAGAATTGAAACTACACGAGTGCGGTTTACCAAAAGATATGGCGGCAGAGTTATTCAAACCGTTTATTATCAGAAAGTTAATTGAGCGTGGAATTGTTAAGACCGTAAAATCAGCGAAGAAAATCGTTGACAGAAAAGACGCAGTTGTTTGGGATATTCTCGAAAACGTATTGAAAGGACACCCTGTTCTCCTCAACCGTGCCCCTACGCTCCACCGTCTTGGTATTCAGGCATTCCAACCTAAATTAGTAGAAGGTAAAGCTATTCAATTGCACCCGCTCGTTTGTACGGCCTTCAACGCTGACTTTGACGGTGACCAGATGGCGGTACACGTACCACTTGGTCAAGAAGCAATCATGGAAGCTTCCATCTTGATGTTGGCGGCTCATAATATCTTGAACCCTGCCAACGGAGCTCCAATCACCGTACCTTCACAAGACATGGTGTTGGGTCTTTACTACGTAACTAAAGGCCGTAAATCAACCGCTACTCATAAAGAGCCAGGCGAAGGACAAACATTCTACTCAGCAGAGGAAGTAATCATTGCCCTTAACGAAGGTGCTATTTCGAAACACGCACACATCAAATGCCGTGTGAAAGTGAAAAACGAAAAAGGTGAGCTTGTTTGGAAAATCGTTGATACCGTAGCTGGACGTATTTTATTTAACCAATGCGTACCAGAAGAAGTAGGTTACCTTGACGAATTATTGACTAAGAAAAAGCTTCAACAGCTAATCGGTCGTGTATTCAAAGAGGCTGGCTACTCTCGTACAGCGAAATTCTTGGATGATATCAAAGAATTAGGTTATCAAACAGCCTTCAGAGGTGGTTTGTCAATCGGTTTAGATAATATCATCGTTCCAGAAGAGAAAGCAAAACTCGTTGAAGATGCGAAAAAAGAAGTAGAAGAAGTACAAAACAACTACATGTTTGGTATCATTACTGAGCGTGAACGTTATAACCAAATCATTGATATTTGGGGCCGCGTGAATAGTTCGATGCGTGTGATTCTATTGAAACAATTGGAAGAAGACCAAGCTGGTTTCAACCCAATTTATATGATGATGCACTCGGGAGCTCGTGGTTCGCAAGAGCAAGTACGTCAGTTAGGTGGTATGAGAGGTTTGATGGCGAAACCACAAAAGAACATCCAAGGTTCGGTTGGTGAAATCATCGAAAACCCAATCCTTTCTAACTTTAAAGAAGGTCTCGACGTTCTTGAGTACTTTATCTCTACGCACGGTGCTCGTAAAGGTTTGGCCGATACTGCCTTGAAAACTGCCGATGCTGGTTACTTAACTCGTCGTTTGCACGATGTTGCTCAAGATGTAGTTGTTAATGAAGTTGACTGTGGAACACTCCGCGGTATTCAGGTTTCAGCATTGAAAGATAACGAAGATATCGTTGAACCACTTTCTGAGCGTATCTTAGGCCGTACATCAGTTTATGATGTAATCGACCCACTTACGAAGAAACTCATCGTAAAAGCAGGCGAAGAAATCACTGAAGAAATTGCAGCTGAAATCGACGAAACTGCTATCGAAACTGTAGAGATTCGTTCGGCATTGACTTGCGAAACTCAAACAGGTGTTTGTGCGAAATGTTATGGACGTAACCTTGCAACTGGCCGCATGGCCGAAGGTGGTGAAGCAGTTGGTGTAATTGCCTCACAATCAATCGGTGAGCCAGGTACACAGCTTACACTTCGTACGTTCCACACAGGGGGTACTGCCCAAAACGTTGCTTCTGAAGCAAACATCAAAGCAAAATTTGCGGGTACTATTCAATTAGAAGAATTACGTACAGTACAATCAGTTGACCGTGATGGCAACGAAATTACAACGGTGTTAGGTCGTCGTGGTGAGATTCGTATCCTTGAAACTGGTACAAACAACGTACTTATTGTAAATAACGTACCTTATGGTGCTACTTTATTGGTTACCGATGGCCAACAAGTAAATAAAGGTGATGACCTTTGCCATTGGGATCAATTCAACGCCGTAATCCTTTCAGAAATTGATGGTACGGTAGAGTACGAAGCAATCGAAGAGAATATCACTTATAAAGAAGAAGCCGATGAGCAAACTGGTTTCCGTGATAAAGTTATCATCGAATCGAAAGACCGTACGAAAAACCCAGCTATCGTTATTCGTTCAGCAAATGGCGAAGAAGGAAAAGCTTACAACTTACCAGTATTAGCTCGTTTGACAGTTGAAGACGGCAAGGTAATCAAAGCAGGTCAAATCTTAGCAAAGATTCCTCGTGCAATCAACATGAACCGAGATATTACGGGTGGTTTGCCACGTGTAACTGAGTTATTCGAGGCTCGTAACCCTTCAAATCCAGCAGTTGTTTCTGAAATCGATGGTATCGTACAATACGGAGCTATCAAACGTGGTAATCGTGAGATCTACGTTGAAGCAAAAGATGGTGTGAAAATGAAGTACATGGTTCCACTATCGAAACTATTCTTAGTACAAGATGGTGACTTCGTACGTGCAGGTGACCCACTTTCTGATGGTGCGATTACTCCAGCCGATATTCTTCGTATCAAAGGACCAACCGCCGTACAAGAATATTTAGTAAACGAAGTACAAGCCGTATATCGTCAACAAGGGGTAAAAATCGCTGATAAGCACATTGAGGTAATTGTTCGCCAAATGATGCAAAAAGTTGAAGTGATTGACTCTGGTGACACCCTATTCCTTGACAATCAAATGGTTGATAAGTGGGTAGTACGTGCAGGAAACGACAAAATTCTTGACAAAAAAGTAGTAATGGATGCTGGTGCGTCTGACAAGTTCAAACCTGGTCAGATTATCACTGCCCGTGAAATGCGTGACGAAAACAGCCGCTTGAAGCGTGCTGACTTACCGCAAATGGTAGTGCGTGATGCAATGCCTGCGGTAGCACGTCCGACACTCCAAGGTATCACTACTGCATCGTTGGGTACAGAATCATTTATGTCGGCGGCATCATTCCAAGAGACAACGAAAGTGTTATCAGAAGCTGCTGTAAGAGGTAAGCGTGATACACTCGATGGCTTGAAAGAAAACGTAATCGTTGGACACTTGATTCCAGCAGGAACGGGTAACCGTAAATACCAAAACATCCAAGTTGGTAGCAAAGCAGAACTCGAAGCAGCAGCCGAAAAGAAAAGACAACAAGAGGCAGCAAAACAACGCAGAGAGTTTGTTTAA
- the rpoB gene encoding DNA-directed RNA polymerase subunit beta, producing the protein MNLTETGRKSFATVKPLIEYPDFLDIQVKSFQDFFQIDTPAENRKKEGLYNVFAENFPIADSRENYVLEFVDYTIDPPKYSVDECIDRGLTYAVPLKAKLRLVCNDADNEDFETIEQEVFLGNIPYMNGRGSFIINGAERVIVSQLHRSPGVFFSMSKHTNGTKLYSARVIPMKGSWIEFSTDVNNVMYAYIDRKKKFPVTTLLRAIGFGSDKDILNLFGLSEEIPGTRDALKKAIGRRLAARVLRTWTEDFVDEDTGEVVSIDRNEVILERDSIISDDDIDTILNTEQKSIILHREDANVSEFNIIYNTLQRDSSNSEKEAVEQIYRQLRNTEAPDEATAREIIQGLFFSDKRYDLGEVGRYRVNTKLNLTTPLETGVLTTQDIVEIVKFLISLINSKAVVDDIDHLSNRRVRTVGEQLYAQFGVGLARMARTIKERMNVRDNEDFKPVDLINARTLSSVINSFFGTNQLSQFMDQTNPLAEITHKRRMSALGPGGLSRERAGFEVRDVHYTHYGRLCTIETPEGPNIGLISSLCTYAKINSMGFIETPYVKIENGKLTKELIYLTAEEEDGKNIAMATADVDAEGNFLVDTLKCRYEGDFPMKTPDSIDYMDIASNQIVSVAASMIPFIEHDDANRALMGSNMQRQAVPLLRPEAPIVGTGLEGRVARDSRTLVVAEEDGVIDFVDANVIKVRYNWTSEQSLVSFDSNVTTYELIKHRRTNQDTCINIRPIVLKGQAVKKGQILVEGYATQGGELALGRNLLVAFMPWQGYNFEDAIVINERVVREDIFTSIHIEEYELEVRDTKRGEEELTAEIPNVSEETVKNLDENGIVRVGTRVREGDILIGKITPKGESDPTPEEKLLRAIFGDKAGDVKDASKKAPPSMDGVVIDTKLFSRPSKEERSKHKDELKALMKKHGRQLLELRALMIDKMTELLDGKTTVGVKHKFGDELISKGMKFNRSNITNNLFPDKNNYVDESQYNVPEEVNLLGDVILDGWTEDLELNKLIVALCKNYLARRSEVIGRFKRERFVLEVGDELPAGIVKLAKVYIAKKRKLKVGDKMAGRHGNKGVVARIVRDEDMPFLADGTPMDIVLNPLGVPSRMNIGQLYEVVLGLAGRKLGRKYATPIFDGATEAEVSAELAEAGLPPYGRSQLYNGLTGEPFDQKVTVGIMYMMKLGHLVDDKMHARSIGPYSLITQQPLGGKAQFGGQRFGEMEVWALEAFGASHILQEILTVKSDDVLGRAKAYEAIVKGENLPKPNIPESFNVLVHELRGLALEITLQ; encoded by the coding sequence TTGAATCTGACAGAAACCGGTAGAAAAAGTTTCGCAACGGTAAAGCCTCTTATCGAGTATCCAGATTTCTTGGATATTCAGGTAAAATCATTTCAGGATTTTTTCCAGATTGATACACCTGCTGAAAATCGTAAGAAAGAAGGTCTTTACAATGTTTTCGCAGAAAACTTCCCAATCGCCGACTCACGCGAGAACTACGTGTTAGAGTTCGTTGATTACACCATTGACCCACCGAAATATTCGGTAGATGAGTGTATCGACCGTGGTCTTACTTACGCGGTGCCTTTGAAGGCAAAATTACGTTTAGTGTGTAATGATGCCGACAATGAAGACTTCGAGACAATCGAGCAAGAAGTATTCTTGGGCAATATTCCTTACATGAATGGTCGTGGCTCGTTCATCATCAATGGTGCCGAACGTGTAATTGTATCACAACTTCACCGTTCACCGGGTGTGTTCTTCTCAATGAGCAAGCACACTAACGGAACAAAACTTTACTCAGCTCGTGTAATCCCGATGAAAGGTTCGTGGATTGAGTTCTCGACTGACGTAAACAACGTGATGTATGCTTACATCGACCGTAAGAAAAAATTCCCAGTAACAACTTTGCTTCGTGCCATTGGTTTTGGTTCTGATAAAGATATCCTTAACCTATTTGGTCTTTCGGAAGAAATTCCGGGAACACGCGACGCTTTGAAAAAAGCAATCGGTCGTCGTTTAGCTGCTCGTGTTTTACGTACATGGACAGAAGACTTCGTAGATGAAGATACTGGTGAGGTAGTTTCTATCGACCGTAATGAGGTAATCTTAGAGCGTGACTCTATCATCTCGGATGATGACATTGACACCATCTTAAACACTGAGCAAAAATCAATCATTTTGCACCGTGAAGATGCCAACGTATCAGAATTTAACATTATCTATAATACGTTACAACGCGATAGCTCAAACTCTGAAAAAGAGGCCGTTGAGCAAATCTACCGTCAGTTACGTAATACCGAAGCTCCAGATGAAGCTACAGCCCGCGAAATTATTCAAGGCTTATTCTTCTCTGACAAACGCTATGATTTGGGTGAAGTAGGTCGCTACCGTGTAAACACGAAACTCAACCTTACAACTCCACTCGAAACAGGTGTATTGACAACACAAGATATCGTTGAAATCGTGAAGTTCTTAATCAGTTTGATTAACTCTAAAGCGGTTGTCGATGATATTGACCACTTATCGAATCGTCGTGTACGTACGGTAGGCGAACAACTTTACGCTCAATTTGGTGTAGGTTTGGCTCGTATGGCCCGTACTATCAAAGAACGTATGAACGTTCGCGATAACGAAGATTTCAAACCAGTTGATTTGATTAATGCACGTACGCTTTCATCAGTTATCAACTCTTTCTTTGGTACCAACCAGCTTTCACAGTTTATGGACCAAACCAACCCATTGGCCGAAATTACGCACAAGCGTCGTATGTCGGCATTAGGGCCTGGTGGTTTGAGCCGTGAGCGTGCAGGTTTCGAGGTTCGTGACGTTCACTATACGCACTACGGTCGTTTGTGTACCATTGAAACTCCTGAAGGTCCAAATATCGGTTTGATTTCATCGCTTTGTACGTATGCAAAGATTAATAGCATGGGCTTTATCGAAACGCCTTATGTGAAAATCGAAAACGGTAAACTTACAAAAGAATTAATTTATTTAACAGCCGAAGAAGAAGATGGAAAGAACATCGCGATGGCAACTGCCGACGTAGATGCTGAAGGAAACTTCTTGGTTGATACATTGAAGTGTCGTTATGAAGGTGACTTCCCAATGAAGACTCCTGATTCAATCGACTACATGGATATTGCCTCAAATCAGATTGTATCGGTAGCGGCTTCAATGATTCCATTTATCGAGCACGATGACGCCAACCGTGCCTTGATGGGCTCGAACATGCAACGTCAGGCTGTGCCATTGTTGCGTCCAGAAGCTCCAATCGTAGGTACTGGTCTTGAAGGCCGTGTTGCACGCGATTCTCGTACATTGGTTGTAGCCGAAGAAGATGGTGTAATTGACTTTGTTGATGCAAACGTAATCAAGGTTCGTTATAACTGGACTTCTGAGCAATCGTTGGTAAGCTTCGATAGCAACGTCACCACTTATGAACTTATCAAGCACCGTCGTACGAACCAAGATACTTGTATCAATATTCGTCCGATTGTATTGAAAGGTCAAGCAGTGAAAAAAGGTCAAATCTTAGTAGAAGGTTATGCTACTCAAGGTGGCGAACTTGCTCTTGGACGTAACCTTTTGGTTGCCTTCATGCCTTGGCAAGGATATAACTTCGAGGATGCCATCGTAATCAACGAAAGAGTAGTACGTGAAGATATCTTTACTTCTATTCACATCGAAGAATACGAACTTGAAGTACGTGATACGAAACGTGGTGAAGAAGAATTAACAGCTGAGATTCCAAACGTTTCGGAAGAAACAGTGAAGAACCTCGACGAAAATGGTATCGTACGTGTAGGTACACGTGTTCGTGAAGGAGATATTTTGATTGGTAAGATTACTCCAAAAGGAGAATCAGACCCAACTCCAGAAGAGAAACTCCTTCGTGCAATCTTCGGTGATAAAGCTGGTGATGTAAAGGATGCATCGAAAAAAGCACCACCATCAATGGATGGCGTAGTTATCGATACTAAACTTTTCTCTCGCCCAAGCAAAGAAGAGCGTTCGAAACACAAAGATGAATTGAAAGCATTAATGAAGAAGCACGGCAGACAATTGCTCGAACTTCGTGCATTAATGATTGATAAAATGACGGAATTGCTTGATGGCAAAACAACCGTTGGTGTGAAACATAAGTTTGGAGATGAATTAATCTCTAAAGGCATGAAATTCAACCGTTCGAACATTACAAACAACTTATTCCCTGATAAAAACAATTATGTTGACGAAAGCCAATATAATGTTCCAGAGGAAGTAAACTTGTTGGGTGATGTAATCTTAGACGGTTGGACAGAAGACCTTGAGCTAAACAAACTCATCGTTGCACTTTGCAAAAACTACTTGGCTCGTCGTAGCGAAGTAATCGGTCGATTCAAACGTGAGCGTTTCGTGTTAGAGGTTGGTGATGAATTACCAGCAGGTATCGTGAAATTAGCGAAGGTTTATATCGCAAAGAAACGTAAGTTGAAAGTGGGTGACAAGATGGCGGGTCGTCACGGTAACAAAGGGGTTGTAGCCCGTATCGTACGTGATGAAGATATGCCATTCTTAGCCGACGGAACACCAATGGATATCGTGTTGAACCCACTTGGGGTACCTTCACGTATGAACATCGGTCAGCTTTACGAAGTTGTATTGGGTCTTGCAGGTAGAAAATTAGGCCGTAAGTACGCCACACCAATTTTTGATGGTGCTACTGAAGCCGAAGTATCAGCCGAATTAGCCGAAGCAGGATTACCACCGTATGGCCGTTCACAACTTTACAACGGTTTGACCGGTGAACCATTCGACCAAAAAGTAACCGTAGGTATCATGTATATGATGAAACTTGGTCACTTGGTTGATGATAAAATGCACGCTCGTTCAATCGGGCCATACTCACTCATTACGCAACAACCATTGGGTGGTAAAGCACAATTTGGTGGCCAGCGTTTCGGAGAGATGGAGGTTTGGGCGTTGGAAGCCTTCGGTGCATCGCATATCTTACAAGAAATCTTGACTGTAAAATCTGATGATGTATTGGGTCGTGCCAAAGCTTACGAAGCAATCGTTAAAGGTGAAAACTTACCAAAACCAAATATCCCAGAATCATTCAATGTATTGGTTCATGAGTTAAGAGGTTTAGCATTAGAGATTACCTTGCAGTAA
- a CDS encoding DEAD/DEAH box helicase, whose protein sequence is MKVSTLQPFQMVYSLFEHEYLGFLFEAFVVQLNSKGELTLQNQSVSSKNISEFSERIDADDYALVKLTEAIQQDTVVKKFSPKKQAPLDFFLKVFDPEKGDKLLQDTVHSYMEKHRSEILEKLLNKQLFIMSNDGDPTWKAVNTIKEGAKAYFNFIRNEENTHYFPSIKCGGERVQFQFKNARILCEEPAWLLIDDKLYHFEKQVDGKKLKPFLNKNHIIIPRNIEETYYQKFIAPLVAQFDVFAQGFEIRFEKHEPKPVLAISEVVSNKKVTVSLFDSSDEEEETDEESKIVFDLSFQYGNYTFRFDSFSAEAYVSVERAGDSWLFHKVKRDLKYEKQRVNLLKDLGLDARQGRCTMDKHAAFSWLQSKAKVLEENNFEVKQIENADNQKQYFLGYSSIEVHIEEKNDWFDIKAKVRFGDFEIPFLKLRNLILSNKREFTLPNGQIAVIPEEWFTRYSELFSYVDKLDDEVTILKKHHLVLVQDLTNEGLAFSVISRKLEKLRDFDKIQQYEVPKGLKANLRPYQKAGFDWMNFLAEYKLGGCLADDMGLGKTIQTLAFLQGIKENQSGDMHEPSLLVMPTSLVYNWLKEIEKFTPELRAFVYTGTNREKNTEQFDNYDLILTSYGILRIDIDVIKNYRFNYVILDESQSIKNPSSHISKAVMQLNSANRLILTGTPLENSTMDLWTQMTFINPGLLGTQTYFKNEYQIPIERHQDEKQNKRLYSLIKPFMLRRHKSQVATELPPKVESIHYCDMSEEQEKRYEEAKSYYRNIILEQIEEKGFGKSQMAVLQGLTKLRQLANHPSMIDETYEGDSGKHEEVLQKLETIVEEGHKVLVFSQFVKHLEIYREYLNKHYIRYCYLDGSTSDRQEQVDIFQKDDSIKIFLISLKAGGLGLNLTAAEYVFLLDPWWNPAIEAQAIDRAHRIGQQNTVFTYKFITRNSVEEKILSLQRNKQKLFNDLITTEESFVKALTKDDILSLLE, encoded by the coding sequence ATGAAAGTATCTACACTACAACCATTTCAGATGGTTTACTCATTATTTGAACACGAATATCTCGGGTTTTTGTTTGAAGCGTTTGTGGTGCAGTTAAATAGTAAAGGAGAACTTACCTTGCAAAATCAGAGTGTTTCTTCAAAGAATATTTCAGAATTTTCTGAGCGAATTGATGCCGATGATTATGCCTTAGTTAAATTAACCGAAGCCATTCAGCAAGACACCGTAGTTAAAAAGTTTAGCCCCAAAAAACAGGCTCCTCTTGATTTTTTTCTGAAAGTTTTCGACCCCGAAAAAGGGGATAAACTATTGCAAGATACTGTGCATAGTTACATGGAAAAGCACCGTTCCGAAATTTTAGAAAAGCTACTCAATAAACAATTATTCATTATGAGTAATGATGGAGACCCAACTTGGAAAGCCGTCAATACTATAAAAGAAGGTGCAAAGGCATATTTTAATTTTATTCGTAATGAGGAGAATACACATTATTTTCCGAGCATTAAATGTGGTGGAGAGCGAGTGCAATTTCAGTTTAAAAATGCCCGTATTTTGTGCGAAGAACCAGCTTGGTTATTGATTGATGATAAACTTTATCATTTTGAGAAACAAGTAGATGGCAAAAAGCTAAAGCCATTTCTAAATAAAAACCATATAATTATTCCGAGAAACATCGAAGAAACTTATTATCAGAAGTTTATTGCTCCATTGGTAGCACAATTTGATGTTTTTGCACAAGGTTTTGAGATTCGATTTGAGAAACATGAACCTAAGCCAGTTTTAGCGATTTCGGAAGTTGTTTCGAATAAAAAAGTGACTGTTTCGCTCTTTGACTCTTCTGATGAAGAAGAGGAAACCGATGAAGAAAGCAAAATTGTGTTTGATTTATCTTTTCAGTATGGGAATTATACTTTTAGGTTTGATAGTTTTTCGGCCGAAGCTTATGTGAGTGTAGAGCGTGCGGGCGATAGTTGGCTATTTCATAAAGTAAAACGAGATTTAAAATATGAAAAACAGCGTGTAAACCTTCTCAAAGATTTAGGCCTTGATGCCCGTCAGGGGAGGTGCACAATGGATAAACACGCTGCTTTTTCGTGGCTGCAAAGCAAGGCTAAGGTTTTAGAAGAAAATAATTTTGAGGTTAAGCAAATTGAGAATGCCGATAATCAGAAACAATATTTCTTGGGGTATTCATCTATTGAGGTGCATATTGAAGAGAAAAACGATTGGTTTGACATAAAAGCAAAAGTGAGATTTGGTGATTTTGAAATCCCTTTTCTAAAACTTAGAAACCTAATTCTATCAAATAAGCGTGAGTTTACGCTTCCTAATGGTCAAATCGCAGTAATTCCTGAAGAATGGTTTACCCGATATTCAGAACTATTTAGTTATGTAGATAAACTTGATGATGAAGTAACAATTCTGAAAAAGCACCACCTTGTTTTGGTGCAAGACCTGACCAATGAAGGTTTGGCTTTTTCGGTGATTAGTAGGAAGTTGGAAAAATTAAGAGACTTCGATAAAATTCAACAATATGAAGTGCCGAAAGGATTAAAAGCGAACCTCAGACCTTATCAAAAAGCAGGTTTTGATTGGATGAATTTTTTAGCAGAATACAAGCTTGGAGGTTGTTTGGCCGATGATATGGGTTTGGGGAAAACCATTCAAACTTTGGCTTTTTTGCAAGGAATTAAAGAAAATCAATCTGGTGATATGCACGAACCATCGCTTTTGGTTATGCCTACTTCATTGGTGTATAACTGGTTAAAGGAAATTGAGAAATTTACGCCCGAATTAAGAGCTTTTGTTTATACAGGAACAAATCGTGAGAAAAATACGGAGCAATTTGATAATTATGATTTGATTTTAACCTCCTACGGAATCCTGAGAATTGATATTGATGTTATTAAAAATTATCGATTCAATTATGTGATTTTGGATGAATCTCAGTCAATTAAAAACCCAAGTTCGCATATTTCTAAGGCCGTAATGCAGCTCAATTCGGCCAATCGCTTGATTTTGACGGGTACACCTCTTGAAAATAGTACGATGGATTTATGGACCCAAATGACTTTCATCAATCCAGGACTGTTGGGTACGCAAACTTATTTTAAAAATGAGTATCAGATTCCGATAGAAAGACACCAAGATGAAAAGCAAAATAAGCGACTTTACAGCTTGATTAAACCATTTATGCTGCGTCGTCATAAATCGCAGGTAGCTACCGAATTACCACCGAAAGTTGAGAGTATTCATTACTGTGATATGAGCGAAGAGCAGGAAAAACGCTACGAAGAAGCCAAATCTTATTATAGAAATATTATTTTAGAGCAAATCGAAGAAAAGGGTTTTGGTAAATCTCAAATGGCTGTTTTGCAAGGACTCACCAAATTGCGTCAGTTGGCTAATCATCCATCAATGATTGATGAAACCTACGAAGGAGATTCGGGCAAGCACGAAGAAGTGCTACAAAAGCTCGAGACCATTGTGGAAGAAGGCCACAAAGTGCTGGTATTTAGTCAGTTTGTGAAGCATTTGGAGATTTATCGTGAATATCTCAACAAGCATTATATTCGTTATTGTTATTTGGATGGTTCAACTTCTGACCGCCAAGAGCAAGTAGATATTTTCCAGAAAGACGATTCGATAAAAATTTTCTTGATTTCATTGAAAGCTGGTGGTTTGGGCTTAAATCTGACCGCTGCCGAGTATGTATTTTTGCTCGACCCTTGGTGGAATCCTGCCATTGAGGCTCAGGCCATTGACCGTGCCCACCGAATTGGTCAGCAAAATACCGTATTTACTTATAAATTTATTACAAGAAATTCGGTTGAGGAGAAAATTCTTTCTTTACAGCGAAATAAGCAAAAACTTTTCAACGACCTAATTACAACCGAAGAGAGTTTTGTAAAAGCTCTCACGAAAGATGATATTTTGAGTTTATTGGAGTAG